In Nicotiana tabacum cultivar K326 chromosome 2, ASM71507v2, whole genome shotgun sequence, the following proteins share a genomic window:
- the LOC142166978 gene encoding uncharacterized protein LOC142166978 yields MHDKGLYVTAVYAKCTVVERKDLWSSIDNINMIIDGPWCIGGDFNVIMDPDEKLGGRPHRAHRSFDFVTTMETCGLSDIGFTGPKFTWCNNWRPRKRIWKRLDRIFVNDQWVQVFQHNYVKHLVRTGSNHRPLLMKCHSDQHEIIKYFRFLNFWTEQQDFLEVVQ; encoded by the coding sequence ATGCATGATAAAGGTCTTTATGTCACTGCAGTTTATGCAAAGTGCACAGTTGTAGAAAGGAAAGATCTTTGGAGCAGCATAGATAATATTAACATGATCATTGACGGACCATGGTGTATTGGAGGAGACTTCAATGTTATCATGGACCCAGATGAAAAGTTGGGTGGCAGACCCCACAGAGCTCACAGGAGTTTTGACTTTGTTACTACAATGGAAACTTGTGGTCTCAGTGACATTGGCTTCACTGGCCCTAAATTCACCTGGTGCAACAATTGGAGGCCAAGAAAAAGAATTTGGAAAAGATTGGATAGAATTTTTGTTAATGATCAATGGGTACAAGTTTTTCAACataattatgtgaaacatttggtAAGGACAGGCTCAAACCACAGACCTCTTCTAATGAAATGCCATAGTGATCAACATGAGATCATTAAGTATTTCAGATTCTTGAATTTCTGGACTGAACAACAAGATTTCTTGGAGGTGGTTCAGTGA